In a genomic window of Phenylobacterium koreense:
- a CDS encoding MFS transporter, with protein sequence MSVKSGAPSARRVLGASLVGTAVEFYDFYIYATAASLVFGPMFFPAASPAMQLLSSYATMAVAFFARPLGAIVFGHFGDRIGRKSTLVASLLMMGGSTVAISFLPSYEQAGWFAPALLCLLRFGQGFGLGGEWGGAALLAVENAPPGWRARYGMFPQLGAPVGFIAANGLFLILGVLLTPEQFLAWGWRLPFLGSALLVAVGLWVRLKLTETPAFAKAVAEEKPSEVPLAELFKRHLVPTVAGTFAVVACFAVFYIATAFALGYGTTVLNYGREAFLGVQLGAIGFMALGIVLAGWWSDASTPRRVLIFGCFMAVAVGALMAPMMTNGTLLSCWAFLSLALLTMGFVYGPLGAFLPGLFPARVRYTGSSMAFNVGGIIGGGLTPVIAQAISTTGGLVPVGVYLGVAALISLVALMPLKHQQA encoded by the coding sequence ATGTCGGTAAAGTCGGGGGCGCCATCGGCGCGGCGGGTGCTGGGCGCGAGCCTGGTGGGGACCGCGGTGGAGTTCTACGATTTCTACATCTACGCCACGGCCGCCTCGCTGGTGTTCGGGCCGATGTTCTTTCCGGCCGCCTCGCCGGCGATGCAGCTCCTGTCCTCATACGCGACCATGGCGGTGGCGTTCTTCGCCCGGCCCCTCGGCGCGATCGTCTTCGGACACTTCGGCGACAGGATTGGGCGCAAGTCGACCCTGGTCGCCTCGCTGTTGATGATGGGCGGCTCGACCGTAGCGATCTCCTTCCTGCCCAGCTACGAGCAGGCCGGATGGTTCGCGCCGGCCCTGCTGTGCCTGCTGAGGTTCGGCCAGGGCTTCGGCCTTGGCGGCGAATGGGGCGGAGCGGCCCTGCTGGCGGTGGAGAACGCGCCGCCTGGCTGGCGCGCGCGCTATGGCATGTTCCCGCAACTCGGCGCGCCGGTGGGCTTCATCGCCGCCAACGGCCTCTTCCTGATCCTCGGCGTGCTGCTGACCCCAGAGCAGTTCCTGGCCTGGGGCTGGCGCCTGCCGTTCCTGGGCAGCGCCCTGCTGGTCGCCGTCGGCCTTTGGGTGCGGCTCAAGCTGACTGAGACTCCGGCCTTCGCCAAGGCGGTGGCCGAGGAAAAGCCCTCCGAGGTGCCGCTGGCCGAGCTCTTCAAGCGCCATCTCGTGCCGACCGTGGCCGGAACCTTCGCAGTGGTCGCCTGTTTCGCGGTCTTCTACATCGCCACCGCCTTCGCCCTGGGCTACGGCACCACGGTCCTGAACTATGGACGCGAAGCCTTCCTCGGCGTGCAACTGGGCGCCATCGGCTTCATGGCCCTGGGCATCGTCCTGGCCGGCTGGTGGTCCGACGCCAGCACCCCGCGGCGGGTGCTGATCTTCGGCTGCTTCATGGCGGTGGCCGTCGGGGCGCTGATGGCGCCGATGATGACCAACGGCACGCTGCTGAGCTGCTGGGCGTTCCTGTCGCTCGCCCTTCTGACCATGGGCTTCGTCTATGGTCCGCTGGGCGCCTTCTTGCCGGGGCTGTTCCCGGCGCGCGTGCGCTACACCGGCTCCTCGATGGCCTTCAATGTGGGCGGCATCATCGGCGGCGGCCTGACCCCGGTGATCGCCCAGGCTATCTCCACCACGGGCGGGCTGGTTCCGGTCGGCGTCTACCTCGGCGTGGCTGCCCTGATCAGCCTCGTCGCGCTGATGCCGCTGAAGCACCAGCAGGCTTAG
- a CDS encoding TonB-dependent receptor, protein MTRAWLQFSALATSLALLAGPGAEARAEEADAQPDQASVSAVTEVIVTARRREERLQDVPLPVSVVDGALVADSGSFNVNRLKELIPSVQFYSTNPRNSAANIRGLGAPFGLTNDGIEQGVGLYVDGVYFARPAAATLDFIDVDRIEVLRGPQGTLYGKNTTAGAINVTTRRPSFTPQTDLELSYGNYGFVQAKASITGPITENLAGRLSFSGTQRDGFIYNVAKNEHINDLNNLGLKGQLLYKPKDGLELILSGDFTRQRPNGYAQVVAGVAPTLRAANRQWAGIIADLGYAPPSYDAFDRVTDSDTPWRSTQDLGGGSLTVNWDVGPGALTSISAYRFWNWDPSNDRDFVGLPITTQSAATSRQMQWSQELRYAGDLSDSLAFVVGAFAFRQKIASDPVQTQVQGSAAARFLLAPSAQAATPGLLDGYGQETRLSFKNESAALFGQFDWRVTDRLRILPGLRLNYDKKEVFYDNQVFGGLQTTDPALIALKLGILSPQTYAADVDDTNLSGQVTVAYELSSKANAYATYATSFKSVGLNLAGVPTDASGKPALAAAVVDPEDVRHIEIGLKTQPLPGLIANFAAYETTIKDYQAQVQNAAVGVLRGYLANADEVRVRGFEFDGRAVVDEHLNLYAALAYTDAVYTSFVDAPAPLELTGGPAAVDISGSRLPGVSKWAGSIGGEYVQPGGLLGRSGDYFVGLDASYRSSFSSSATPSEYLNVKGYGLVNARLGFRVEDGWDLTFWVRNLADKDYFELLSAAPGGSGLIVGQPGDPRTYGVTIGASF, encoded by the coding sequence ATGACGCGCGCCTGGCTCCAATTTTCCGCACTGGCCACAAGCCTCGCCCTGCTGGCGGGGCCGGGCGCCGAAGCCCGGGCCGAGGAGGCCGACGCCCAGCCGGACCAGGCCTCGGTGTCGGCCGTCACTGAAGTGATCGTCACCGCCCGTCGCCGCGAGGAGCGCCTGCAGGACGTGCCTCTGCCGGTGTCGGTCGTGGATGGCGCTCTGGTCGCCGACAGCGGCTCGTTCAACGTCAACCGGCTGAAGGAGCTGATCCCCTCGGTCCAGTTCTATTCGACCAACCCGCGCAACTCGGCCGCCAACATCCGCGGCCTGGGCGCGCCGTTCGGCCTGACCAATGACGGTATCGAGCAGGGGGTGGGCCTTTATGTGGACGGCGTCTATTTCGCCCGACCGGCGGCCGCCACCCTGGACTTCATCGACGTCGACCGCATCGAGGTGCTGCGCGGGCCGCAGGGCACGCTCTACGGTAAGAACACCACCGCCGGGGCGATCAACGTCACCACGCGGCGGCCCAGCTTCACGCCGCAGACCGACCTGGAGCTGTCCTACGGCAATTACGGCTTCGTCCAGGCCAAGGCCTCGATCACCGGGCCAATCACCGAGAACCTAGCCGGCCGTCTCTCATTTTCCGGCACCCAGCGCGACGGCTTTATCTACAACGTCGCCAAGAACGAGCACATCAACGACCTGAACAACCTCGGCCTCAAAGGCCAGCTCCTCTACAAGCCGAAGGACGGCCTGGAACTCATCCTCTCCGGCGACTTCACCCGCCAGCGGCCCAACGGTTACGCTCAGGTGGTCGCCGGGGTGGCCCCCACCCTGCGCGCCGCCAACCGCCAGTGGGCCGGGATCATCGCCGACCTGGGCTATGCGCCGCCCAGCTACGACGCTTTCGACCGGGTGACCGATTCGGACACGCCCTGGCGATCGACCCAGGACCTCGGGGGCGGCTCGTTGACCGTCAACTGGGACGTCGGGCCAGGCGCCCTGACCTCGATCAGCGCCTATCGCTTCTGGAACTGGGATCCGTCCAACGACCGCGACTTCGTCGGCCTGCCGATCACCACCCAGTCGGCGGCCACCTCGCGCCAGATGCAGTGGTCACAGGAACTGCGCTACGCCGGCGACCTCTCGGACTCCCTGGCCTTCGTGGTCGGCGCCTTCGCCTTCCGCCAGAAGATCGCCTCCGACCCGGTGCAGACTCAGGTCCAGGGTTCGGCCGCCGCGCGCTTCCTGCTGGCGCCCAGCGCTCAGGCCGCCACACCCGGCCTGCTCGACGGCTACGGGCAGGAGACTCGGCTCTCCTTCAAGAACGAGAGCGCCGCCCTGTTCGGTCAGTTCGACTGGCGTGTGACCGACCGCCTGCGGATTCTGCCGGGCCTTCGCCTGAACTACGACAAGAAGGAGGTATTCTACGACAATCAGGTGTTTGGCGGCTTGCAGACCACCGACCCGGCCCTGATCGCCCTGAAGCTCGGCATCCTGTCGCCCCAGACCTACGCGGCGGACGTGGATGACACCAACCTGTCCGGCCAGGTGACCGTGGCCTATGAGCTCAGCTCGAAGGCAAACGCCTATGCGACCTACGCCACCAGCTTCAAATCGGTGGGCCTGAACCTCGCAGGCGTGCCCACGGACGCCAGCGGCAAACCGGCGCTGGCGGCGGCGGTGGTCGATCCGGAGGACGTGCGGCACATCGAAATCGGGCTCAAGACTCAGCCCCTCCCCGGTCTGATCGCCAACTTCGCGGCCTATGAGACCACCATCAAGGACTATCAGGCCCAGGTGCAGAACGCTGCCGTCGGCGTGCTGCGCGGCTATCTCGCCAACGCCGACGAGGTGCGGGTCCGCGGCTTCGAATTCGACGGCCGCGCCGTCGTCGACGAGCACCTCAACCTCTATGCGGCGCTGGCCTATACCGACGCGGTCTACACCTCGTTCGTCGACGCCCCCGCCCCGCTGGAATTGACCGGCGGCCCCGCTGCGGTGGATATCTCCGGCTCGCGGCTGCCAGGCGTCTCCAAGTGGGCCGGCTCCATCGGCGGCGAGTACGTCCAGCCCGGCGGCCTGCTGGGTCGCAGCGGCGACTACTTCGTGGGTCTGGACGCCAGCTACCGCTCGTCCTTCTCGTCCAGCGCCACCCCGTCGGAATACCTGAACGTAAAGGGCTATGGCCTCGTCAATGCGCGCCTCGGTTTCCGGGTCGAGGACGGCTGGGACCTGACCTTCTGGGTCCGCAACCTCGCCGACAAGGACTACTTCGAACTGCTCTCGGCCGCGCCTGGAGGCTCGGGCCTCATTGTCGGCCAGCCGGGCGACCCGCGCACCTATGGCGTGACCATCGGCGCCAGCTTCTAG
- a CDS encoding PAS domain-containing sensor histidine kinase: MIAVQDADTTRSEDISYRLLVDAIADYALFMLDPLGQVANWNAGAERIKGYNRSEIIGRHFSLFYTEEDRATGLPARALRTAAFEGRFEHEGWRVRKDGSRFWAHVIIDPVRDQEGRIIGFAKITRDITERREAQLALDAAREALVQSQKLEAVGQLTGGVAHDFNNLLMAIIGSLELVRKRLPTDPKILPLLDTALQAAERGATLTQRMLAFARKQTLKFEAVDLRTLVEGVTGLLGQAMGPSIMIKAEIPRDLPRVHTDPAQLETALLNLAVNARDAMPHGGVITIRADAATVEPGATSGLAPGEYVRLSVADSGQGMDEETLTRAMEPFFTTKGVGKGTGLGLSMVHGLAEQSGGRLNISSAIGEGTVVELWQPKAEAGLHLRDAGSRLLEQVAVEPLSILAVDDDDLVLRSTIAMLEDLGHQAFAASSADEALTLLDREAIDVVVTDYAMPKTSGVQLAQAIRARRPSVPVILATGYADLGSGVADDLPRLAKPFLQHQLAAAIGALMSARLHCP, encoded by the coding sequence ATGATTGCAGTGCAGGACGCAGACACCACGCGTAGCGAAGACATCAGTTATCGACTGCTCGTCGACGCGATCGCTGACTACGCGCTCTTCATGCTCGACCCCCTCGGCCAGGTCGCCAACTGGAACGCGGGCGCAGAACGCATCAAGGGCTACAACCGCAGCGAGATCATCGGCCGCCACTTCTCGCTGTTCTATACCGAGGAGGATCGCGCCACCGGCCTGCCGGCCCGCGCCCTTCGAACCGCCGCCTTCGAGGGCCGGTTCGAACACGAGGGCTGGCGGGTGCGCAAGGACGGCAGCCGCTTCTGGGCCCACGTCATCATCGATCCCGTCCGCGACCAGGAAGGCCGGATCATCGGCTTCGCCAAGATCACCCGCGACATCACTGAGCGCCGCGAGGCCCAGCTCGCCCTCGACGCCGCGCGCGAAGCCTTGGTGCAGTCCCAGAAGCTCGAAGCCGTCGGCCAGCTTACCGGCGGGGTGGCCCACGACTTCAACAACCTCCTGATGGCGATCATCGGCAGCCTGGAGCTGGTGCGAAAGCGCCTGCCGACTGATCCCAAGATCCTCCCGCTGCTGGACACGGCCCTGCAGGCGGCCGAGCGGGGAGCCACCCTCACCCAGCGCATGCTCGCCTTCGCCCGCAAGCAGACCCTGAAGTTCGAGGCCGTGGACCTGCGGACCCTGGTGGAGGGCGTGACGGGGCTGTTGGGCCAGGCCATGGGCCCGTCGATCATGATCAAGGCCGAGATCCCGCGCGACCTGCCGCGGGTCCATACCGATCCGGCCCAGTTGGAAACGGCGCTGCTCAATCTGGCTGTGAACGCCCGCGACGCCATGCCCCACGGCGGTGTGATCACCATTCGCGCCGACGCCGCGACGGTCGAGCCGGGCGCGACGTCGGGCCTGGCGCCCGGCGAATATGTCCGCCTCTCGGTGGCCGATTCCGGCCAGGGCATGGACGAGGAGACACTCACCAGGGCGATGGAGCCGTTCTTCACCACCAAAGGCGTGGGCAAGGGCACGGGGCTTGGGCTCTCGATGGTGCACGGCCTCGCCGAACAGAGCGGCGGGCGGCTGAACATCTCCAGCGCGATAGGCGAGGGCACCGTGGTCGAACTCTGGCAACCGAAGGCCGAGGCCGGCCTTCATCTGCGTGACGCCGGATCGCGCCTTCTCGAGCAGGTCGCGGTCGAGCCTCTGTCGATCCTGGCTGTGGACGACGACGACCTGGTGCTGCGCAGCACGATCGCCATGCTGGAGGACCTGGGCCACCAGGCGTTCGCCGCCAGTTCCGCGGACGAAGCCCTGACGCTTCTGGATCGCGAGGCGATCGACGTGGTGGTCACGGACTACGCCATGCCCAAGACCTCCGGTGTCCAGCTGGCTCAGGCGATACGCGCCCGCCGCCCGTCGGTGCCGGTGATCCTGGCCACCGGCTATGCGGACCTGGGCAGCGGCGTGGCCGATGACTTGCCGCGGCTTGCCAAGCCGTTCCTGCAGCACCAGTTGGCCGCAGCGATCGGCGCGCTGATGAGCGCGCGCCTGCACTGCCCCTGA
- a CDS encoding acyltransferase family protein produces MKDRSGVRRRPAAQLSDSIAVARVMCILGIVYVHAWTGLPGPDLALVNGTPQGMLRWGLMELLGRSAVPLLSVISGWLVMGSVTRRSYGAFVAGKARTVLAPMVLWNALAILIVSGAAYAGLLQAPKPDTLWWTIDELFCLARPNDINVQMSFLRDLFICMLAAPALARLPGWAMGLAALAALVWAISGVAFPLVLRPTIPFFFIVGMLARRHDLAERLGSAPILLTLVPYLVLATAKVWFETVGIDAGLDHPVLLRTLDVLMRFTTALFFWAVAWRVAVSRAAPALLKVEPYVFLMFCWHLIMIWVAGPAIGKLSGPLGSPLYPAFLLVQPLLVLAATVLLGKTLLALSPTAALWLSGGRLSVETGRPRTA; encoded by the coding sequence TTGAAAGACAGGTCGGGGGTGCGGCGAAGGCCGGCCGCGCAGCTTTCGGATTCCATCGCGGTCGCCAGGGTGATGTGCATCCTGGGGATCGTCTATGTCCACGCCTGGACCGGCCTCCCTGGTCCGGATCTGGCCCTGGTCAACGGCACGCCTCAGGGAATGCTGCGCTGGGGGCTGATGGAGCTGCTCGGGCGCAGCGCCGTGCCACTGCTCAGCGTCATCTCCGGCTGGCTGGTCATGGGTTCGGTGACACGCCGTTCCTATGGGGCGTTCGTCGCCGGCAAGGCGCGCACCGTCCTTGCGCCCATGGTCCTCTGGAACGCCCTGGCCATCCTGATCGTCTCGGGCGCCGCCTATGCGGGGCTGCTGCAGGCCCCCAAGCCGGACACCCTGTGGTGGACGATCGACGAGCTGTTCTGCCTTGCCAGGCCCAACGACATCAACGTGCAGATGTCGTTCCTGCGGGACCTCTTCATCTGCATGCTAGCTGCGCCCGCCTTGGCGCGCCTGCCCGGCTGGGCCATGGGCCTGGCGGCCCTGGCCGCCCTGGTGTGGGCCATCTCAGGCGTGGCCTTCCCCCTGGTGTTGCGGCCCACCATCCCCTTCTTCTTCATCGTCGGCATGCTGGCGCGCCGCCATGACTTAGCCGAGCGGCTGGGAAGCGCGCCCATCCTGCTGACCCTGGTTCCGTACCTGGTGCTGGCTACCGCGAAGGTCTGGTTCGAGACGGTGGGGATCGACGCGGGGCTGGATCATCCCGTGCTGCTGCGGACGCTGGACGTCCTGATGCGCTTCACCACGGCGCTCTTCTTCTGGGCCGTCGCCTGGAGGGTGGCGGTGAGCCGCGCGGCGCCCGCGCTTCTGAAGGTCGAGCCCTACGTCTTCCTGATGTTCTGTTGGCACCTGATCATGATCTGGGTGGCAGGCCCGGCGATCGGGAAGCTATCGGGGCCGCTGGGATCGCCGCTCTACCCGGCTTTCCTGCTGGTCCAGCCGTTGCTGGTGCTGGCCGCGACCGTGCTGCTGGGCAAGACCTTGCTGGCCCTGTCACCGACGGCGGCCCTTTGGCTCAGCGGCGGACGCCTGAGCGTTGAAACCGGGCGGCCGCGGACGGCCTGA
- a CDS encoding enoyl-CoA hydratase/isomerase family protein, with amino-acid sequence MSAALETIQKSDEVLYEVSEGVATLTLNRPDRLNTISGPMLAQLTRLLIQANEDPAVRVVVLTGTGRAFCAGLDLVDATQGSGIGSEKQASSVSVNIDLRNTPPTVLFAMDKPTICALNGSAAGYGMDTAMGCDIRISAESAKMAAAFVKRGVVPESGGTWILPRLLGWAKAAELIFTGRTLSARESLDLGLVNEVVPDDKLAARAREVALEIAANAPLAVQSAKRLMRMALSEQFNDHVHHVYLQFLQLVRTHDFREGMTSFLEKRPADFQGR; translated from the coding sequence ATGAGCGCGGCGTTGGAAACGATCCAGAAATCGGACGAAGTTCTCTACGAGGTGTCGGAGGGCGTTGCGACCCTGACCCTTAATCGGCCTGATCGGCTGAACACCATTTCAGGGCCGATGCTGGCCCAGCTTACCCGGCTGCTGATCCAGGCCAACGAGGATCCGGCCGTCCGCGTCGTGGTGCTGACGGGGACCGGCCGCGCCTTCTGCGCCGGTCTCGATCTGGTGGACGCGACGCAGGGCAGCGGCATCGGTTCGGAGAAGCAGGCGTCGTCGGTCTCGGTGAACATCGACCTGCGCAACACGCCGCCGACCGTGCTGTTCGCCATGGACAAGCCGACGATCTGCGCCCTGAACGGTTCGGCCGCGGGCTACGGCATGGACACGGCGATGGGCTGCGACATCCGCATCTCCGCCGAAAGCGCCAAGATGGCCGCCGCCTTCGTCAAGCGCGGCGTGGTGCCGGAGTCGGGGGGCACCTGGATTCTTCCGCGGCTGCTGGGCTGGGCCAAGGCGGCCGAGCTGATCTTCACCGGCCGCACCCTGAGCGCGCGCGAGAGCCTGGACCTCGGCCTGGTCAACGAGGTGGTCCCCGACGACAAGCTGGCCGCTCGCGCCCGCGAAGTCGCTCTGGAAATCGCCGCCAACGCACCGCTGGCGGTGCAGTCGGCCAAGCGCCTGATGCGCATGGCCCTCTCCGAGCAGTTCAACGACCACGTCCACCACGTCTATCTGCAGTTCCTGCAGCTCGTGCGAACCCACGACTTCCGGGAAGGGATGACCTCCTTCCTGGAAAAGCGCCCGGCCGACTTCCAGGGTCGCTGA
- a CDS encoding DUF2804 domain-containing protein gives MQHRMGPGELLDASGRLVERGWATQEVRRYARSAIGAPHDDPAIKEWDYYAILTPDFGLALTVADNGHMGFLGASWMDFKAGAFVNGGVGTPAPHGAMDMPPSADAGDIGHEHAGFQIAFRHEKGGRRLTIDAPGFDKGAGLSGEIFLTQPPMDRMVIATPFAENPLAFYYNQKVNCMPARGHVDYAGRRYIFEPSSAFGVLDWGRGVWTFDNTWYWGSASGRHEGKPFGFNIGYGFGDTSAASENVIFHDGKVHKLVDVAFHLPEGGYDTGPWRFTSSDGRFEMSFQPIVDRHADFRLGEISSLQHQVFGRFSGTAVLDDGTRLAIRDLIGFAEQVHNRW, from the coding sequence ATGCAACACAGGATGGGACCGGGCGAGTTGCTCGATGCGAGCGGACGCCTCGTCGAGCGCGGCTGGGCCACGCAGGAGGTACGCCGATATGCACGCTCGGCGATCGGCGCGCCCCACGACGATCCGGCCATCAAGGAATGGGACTACTACGCCATCCTGACCCCGGACTTCGGCCTGGCCCTGACCGTCGCCGACAACGGCCACATGGGTTTCCTGGGCGCCTCCTGGATGGACTTCAAGGCAGGCGCATTCGTCAATGGCGGGGTGGGAACGCCCGCTCCCCACGGCGCCATGGACATGCCGCCCAGCGCGGATGCGGGGGATATCGGCCATGAGCATGCCGGGTTCCAGATCGCGTTCCGGCACGAGAAGGGGGGCCGCCGGCTGACGATCGACGCTCCCGGCTTCGACAAGGGCGCGGGCCTGTCGGGCGAGATATTCCTCACCCAACCGCCGATGGACCGCATGGTCATCGCCACGCCCTTCGCCGAGAACCCATTGGCCTTCTACTACAACCAGAAGGTCAACTGCATGCCGGCCCGCGGCCATGTCGACTATGCCGGGCGCAGGTACATATTCGAGCCATCGAGCGCCTTCGGCGTCCTCGACTGGGGGCGTGGCGTCTGGACCTTCGACAACACCTGGTATTGGGGGTCGGCTTCGGGCCGGCATGAGGGCAAGCCGTTCGGCTTCAACATCGGCTACGGCTTCGGGGACACTTCGGCGGCCAGCGAGAACGTGATCTTCCACGACGGGAAGGTCCACAAGCTCGTGGACGTCGCCTTCCACCTGCCGGAGGGCGGGTACGACACCGGCCCCTGGCGGTTCACCTCAAGCGACGGCCGCTTCGAAATGTCGTTCCAGCCCATCGTGGACCGTCACGCGGACTTCCGCCTGGGCGAGATCAGTTCGCTCCAGCATCAGGTGTTCGGGCGGTTCTCCGGAACCGCAGTGCTGGATGACGGGACGCGGCTTGCGATCAGGGACCTGATCGGCTTCGCCGAGCAGGTGCATAACCGCTGGTGA
- a CDS encoding pyridoxal phosphate-dependent aminotransferase translates to MSLRIDPFHAISVSALAHRLKAEGRSIIHMEFGQPSTGAPRAAIEAAHHVLDTDPMGYWESPALKARIAQHYQESYGVTVSPGQLTLTCGASPALVLALSSAFSPGDRVALARPGYVAYRNTLKALHIEPVELACGANERFQLSAERIAALDPAPAGVIIASPANPTGTIIPAAELEAIARVCRERGIKIVSDEIYHGLSYVEPARSMLEFEPNAFVVNSFSKYFSMAGWRLGWLLSPPDHVQAAHAYMGALFLTPPSLAQHAALAAMDSREELEGHLQVYRANRALLLEALPRLGLGAIAPPDGAFYIYADVGHLTDDSLTFCKRLLQDTGVATAPGVDFDPVEGKRFIRMSFAVSTPEIQDAIARMEPWFAQAAGKPVV, encoded by the coding sequence ATGTCCCTACGGATCGACCCGTTCCACGCGATTTCCGTCAGCGCCCTGGCTCATCGCCTGAAGGCGGAAGGCCGCTCGATCATCCATATGGAGTTCGGCCAACCCTCCACCGGCGCGCCCAGGGCAGCCATCGAGGCGGCGCACCATGTGCTCGACACCGATCCCATGGGCTATTGGGAGAGCCCGGCGCTGAAGGCGCGGATCGCACAGCACTATCAGGAATCCTACGGCGTCACGGTTTCGCCCGGCCAGCTCACCCTGACCTGCGGCGCCTCGCCGGCCCTGGTGCTGGCCCTGTCGTCGGCCTTTTCGCCGGGAGATCGCGTCGCCCTGGCCCGCCCCGGCTACGTCGCCTACCGCAACACGCTCAAGGCTCTGCACATAGAGCCGGTCGAACTGGCCTGCGGGGCCAATGAGCGCTTCCAGCTTTCGGCCGAACGGATCGCCGCACTCGATCCAGCCCCGGCCGGCGTCATCATCGCCAGTCCGGCCAACCCGACCGGCACCATCATCCCCGCCGCCGAGTTGGAGGCCATCGCCAGGGTCTGCCGCGAGCGCGGGATCAAGATCGTCTCGGACGAGATCTATCACGGTCTCTCGTATGTGGAGCCGGCCCGCTCGATGCTGGAGTTCGAGCCTAACGCCTTCGTCGTGAACTCGTTCTCGAAATATTTCAGCATGGCCGGCTGGCGGCTTGGCTGGCTGCTGTCGCCGCCGGACCATGTCCAGGCGGCCCACGCCTATATGGGCGCCCTGTTCCTGACCCCGCCGTCCCTGGCCCAACATGCCGCCTTGGCCGCCATGGATTCGCGCGAGGAGTTGGAGGGCCATCTGCAGGTCTATCGCGCCAACCGCGCCCTGCTGCTGGAGGCGCTGCCGCGGCTCGGCCTGGGAGCGATCGCGCCGCCGGACGGCGCCTTCTATATCTATGCCGACGTGGGCCACCTGACCGACGATAGCCTGACGTTCTGCAAGCGCCTGCTGCAGGACACCGGCGTCGCCACCGCGCCTGGCGTCGACTTCGATCCCGTCGAGGGCAAACGGTTCATCCGCATGTCGTTCGCGGTCTCGACGCCGGAAATCCAGGACGCCATCGCCCGGATGGAGCCCTGGTTCGCCCAGGCTGCGGGCAAGCCGGTCGTTTGA